The following proteins are co-located in the Stigmatella aurantiaca genome:
- a CDS encoding NAD(P)H-quinone oxidoreductase: MHVFRTTGAGGPEVLSFEERPDLTPGPSELLVQVRATALNRADLLQLKGHYPPPPGAPPDIPGLEYAGEVVAVGSRVRRFQPGARVMGLVAGGAWAEQLTVHEREAIPLPEGLDFTDAAALPEVYLTAFDALVLQGGLRPGETVLVHAVASGVGSAAALLCRAMGARVVGTGRNALKLERAREWGVERTVHVPGSPPRFAQAVREATGGAGADLALDLVGGDYVPETLEALAFQGRAMLVGLVAGNQAQVNLGLILSKRLRMTGTTLRSRPLEEKIAVAQAAERHLLPLFRSGALKPVIDAVVPIQDIRQALQRLAGNETVGKVVLRWG; this comes from the coding sequence ATGCACGTGTTCCGAACCACCGGCGCAGGCGGTCCCGAGGTCCTCTCCTTCGAGGAGCGGCCGGACCTCACCCCCGGCCCCTCCGAGCTGCTCGTCCAGGTGCGCGCCACCGCGCTCAACCGGGCCGATCTGCTCCAGCTCAAGGGTCACTACCCCCCGCCCCCGGGCGCTCCTCCGGACATCCCCGGCCTCGAGTACGCCGGTGAGGTGGTGGCCGTGGGCTCCCGGGTGCGCCGCTTCCAGCCGGGCGCCCGCGTCATGGGGCTGGTGGCGGGCGGGGCCTGGGCCGAGCAGCTCACCGTCCATGAGCGCGAGGCGATTCCCCTGCCCGAGGGCCTGGACTTCACGGACGCGGCGGCCCTCCCCGAGGTCTACCTCACGGCGTTCGATGCCCTGGTGCTCCAGGGAGGCCTGCGCCCCGGGGAGACGGTGCTTGTCCACGCCGTGGCCAGCGGCGTGGGGTCCGCGGCCGCCCTGCTGTGCCGGGCCATGGGGGCCCGCGTGGTGGGCACGGGACGCAACGCCTTGAAGCTGGAGCGTGCCCGGGAGTGGGGCGTGGAGCGCACCGTCCACGTCCCGGGCTCCCCGCCCCGCTTCGCCCAGGCCGTCCGGGAGGCCACCGGTGGCGCCGGGGCCGACCTGGCGCTGGATCTCGTCGGGGGCGACTACGTCCCGGAGACCCTGGAGGCGCTGGCCTTCCAGGGCCGGGCCATGCTCGTGGGGCTCGTGGCGGGCAACCAGGCGCAGGTGAACCTCGGGCTCATCCTCTCCAAGCGCCTGCGGATGACTGGCACCACGCTGCGCAGCCGCCCCCTGGAGGAGAAGATCGCCGTGGCCCAGGCCGCCGAGCGGCACCTGCTGCCGCTGTTCCGCTCCGGGGCGCTCAAGCCCGTCATCGACGCCGTGGTGCCCATCCAGGACATCCGGCAGGCGCTCCAGCGGCTGGCGGGCAATGAAACGGTCGGAAAGGTCGTCCTTCGCTGGGGGTGA
- a CDS encoding DNA gyrase inhibitor YacG, producing MSRPACPICQKPSAPRAENPSYPFCSRRCRAVDLGRWLGEEYRVPDRQVDEREDELPPGHPERGGDA from the coding sequence ATGTCGCGTCCTGCCTGCCCCATCTGCCAGAAGCCTTCCGCCCCCCGCGCGGAAAATCCCTCCTATCCGTTCTGCTCCCGACGGTGCCGGGCCGTGGACCTGGGCCGCTGGTTGGGCGAGGAGTACCGGGTCCCGGATCGCCAGGTGGACGAGCGCGAGGACGAGCTGCCGCCGGGCCATCCCGAGCGGGGCGGCGACGCGTGA
- a CDS encoding tyrosine-protein phosphatase has protein sequence MSGWVDLHCHLLPGVDDGAKTLEASLEMARALVDLGFSTVAPSPHARPEYAPRDVVETRLAEVGAALEREGIALTLGRNAENVLDDAFLKGLGTPEARMLGAGPYVLVELPYTAPVPALLDILFRIRLKGVRPVIAHPERCQEFARKGRAAEAVRAGALLQMDVGALMGRYGGPAKKQARAFLDEGLYTLAATDLHAPTGARDWVGRAMAELRGQVGEQAFVQLFREHPRRLLLGEPLESMEE, from the coding sequence GTGAGCGGGTGGGTTGACCTGCACTGCCACCTGCTGCCGGGGGTGGACGACGGCGCGAAGACGCTGGAGGCCAGCCTGGAGATGGCCCGGGCGCTGGTGGACCTGGGGTTCTCCACCGTGGCGCCCAGCCCGCATGCCCGGCCCGAGTACGCCCCCCGGGACGTCGTCGAGACGCGCCTCGCGGAAGTGGGCGCGGCGCTGGAGCGCGAGGGCATCGCGCTGACGCTGGGCCGCAACGCGGAGAACGTGCTCGATGATGCCTTCCTGAAGGGGCTGGGAACGCCCGAGGCCCGGATGCTGGGGGCGGGCCCCTACGTGCTGGTGGAGCTGCCCTACACGGCCCCGGTGCCGGCGCTGCTGGACATCCTGTTCCGCATCCGCCTCAAGGGGGTACGGCCCGTCATCGCCCACCCCGAGCGGTGCCAGGAGTTCGCGCGCAAGGGCCGCGCGGCCGAGGCCGTCCGGGCCGGGGCCCTGCTTCAGATGGATGTGGGGGCGCTCATGGGCCGCTACGGGGGGCCGGCGAAGAAGCAGGCCCGGGCCTTCCTGGACGAGGGGCTGTACACGCTCGCCGCGACGGACCTACATGCGCCCACGGGCGCCCGGGACTGGGTGGGGCGGGCGATGGCGGAGCTCCGGGGGCAGGTAGGAGAGCAGGCTTTCGTCCAGCTGTTTCGGGAGCATCCCCGGCGGCTGCTCCTGGGAGAGCCGCTGGAGTCCATGGAGGAGTGA
- a CDS encoding lysylphosphatidylglycerol synthase transmembrane domain-containing protein has protein sequence MKRAVKLVASVLVTLLFSWWAFRNTDWRSQWASLRSANYLYVLPYFGILTLIHVFRTLRWGCLLSGIERVPFRPLNQASGIGFMMLLVMPFRLGEFARPYLIAQRTSIRSSAAMTSVVLERITDGLFVATLLRVLLFFIPTETPEVRYVKLGSTLMFAVFGGGLAFLLFARWQHDRAVHLVRLTVGRFAPALAHKMADVVDGFVGAMRQLPDAKQLTCFFLYTFAYWGLNGAGMALLSRAFSCSGSVDPSCQPMTLTLFQGYVVMTVLVVGLMIPAAPGMMGTFQAATKVGMSLFLPTSVVNSSGLAYANVTWLCQTVQQVGFGLLLLSLGHLSFRDIATKMDKDEEGGEGEASAPTA, from the coding sequence GTGAAGCGTGCCGTCAAGCTCGTGGCCAGCGTGCTGGTCACCCTCCTGTTCTCGTGGTGGGCGTTCCGAAACACGGACTGGCGATCGCAGTGGGCCAGCCTCCGCTCGGCGAACTACCTCTATGTGCTGCCGTACTTCGGCATCCTGACCCTCATCCACGTCTTCCGGACGTTGCGGTGGGGGTGCCTGCTGTCGGGGATCGAGCGGGTGCCGTTCCGGCCGCTCAACCAGGCCTCGGGCATTGGCTTCATGATGCTGCTGGTGATGCCGTTCCGGCTGGGGGAGTTCGCCCGGCCGTACCTCATCGCCCAGCGCACCTCCATCCGCAGCAGCGCGGCGATGACCTCGGTGGTGCTCGAGCGCATCACCGACGGGCTCTTCGTGGCCACGCTCCTGCGCGTGCTGCTCTTCTTCATCCCCACGGAGACGCCGGAAGTCCGCTACGTGAAGCTGGGCTCCACGCTGATGTTCGCCGTGTTCGGCGGCGGGCTGGCGTTCCTGCTCTTCGCGCGCTGGCAGCATGACCGCGCGGTGCACCTGGTGCGCCTCACGGTGGGGCGGTTCGCCCCGGCGCTGGCGCACAAGATGGCGGACGTGGTGGATGGCTTCGTCGGGGCGATGCGCCAGCTGCCCGATGCGAAGCAGCTCACCTGCTTCTTCCTCTACACCTTCGCCTACTGGGGGCTGAACGGGGCGGGCATGGCGCTGTTGTCCCGGGCCTTCAGCTGCTCGGGCTCGGTGGACCCCTCGTGCCAGCCCATGACGCTGACGCTGTTCCAGGGCTACGTGGTGATGACGGTGCTGGTGGTGGGGCTGATGATTCCCGCGGCCCCGGGGATGATGGGGACGTTCCAGGCGGCGACGAAGGTGGGCATGAGCCTCTTCCTGCCGACCTCGGTGGTGAACTCCAGCGGCCTGGCGTACGCGAACGTGACGTGGCTGTGCCAGACGGTGCAACAGGTGGGCTTCGGCCTGCTGCTGCTGTCGCTGGGGCACCTGTCCTTCCGGGACATCGCCACGAAGATGGACAAGGACGAGGAGGGGGGCGAAGGCGAAGCCTCGGCCCCCACGGCCTGA
- a CDS encoding ribbon-helix-helix domain-containing protein: protein MQDGNVSPLSSDTPSAPVEAGEVRSVPEIEVVSTHVLVAEEQVQKLRELSRRTRIAQSEYLREAVEDLLAKYGKGGGQP from the coding sequence ATGCAGGATGGCAACGTCAGCCCACTGAGCTCCGACACCCCTTCGGCCCCGGTCGAAGCGGGGGAAGTCCGCTCCGTCCCAGAGATCGAGGTCGTCTCCACCCACGTCCTCGTCGCCGAAGAACAGGTGCAGAAGCTCCGCGAGCTCTCCCGGCGCACCCGCATCGCCCAGAGCGAGTACCTCCGCGAGGCCGTAGAGGATCTGCTCGCCAAGTACGGCAAGGGCGGAGGACAGCCGTAA
- a CDS encoding AHH domain-containing protein has product MASESTFLGRLYTTWISGGNEKDTCAERGLYELEKNMTLPRGTVVLLLVLLGSGCAASRGVRLDTGEGRPFVYTPRTNEEPVRRSADEFHEAVQKLARTAPLSGRPREAALRLFNLGHPRAFAPVRGRLGLVSVEDPHRGRLLVPQEQDAEPELASAYGRWCQRQKMPRDCLHLLEEGVTLDEEGKRTLAFRLALDSVWAETAEALGELTDKEAMVTMLATTGAVYFALWLAPDPVLSKGIAATLTVALIGYLGWDTVWSLVKGWRVLAREVEAATTFDEIQDAGEKYGKVMGRNAARAFVMLAMAALGSTAQTLATRVPTLPGSAQASLVGVGQGGFRLAAAGQVTSVAVAPGGVITIALSPEAVAETARGTRAVASEPVASAAHEHHIATNKWWDSTSSGGPWSPRFQKLFDRAGMSLDDTANKVRVQGHKGPHPQKYHEQIYERLEDAMGGCRSIQQCREALVGELEALAREITQPGSRLNALVTRN; this is encoded by the coding sequence ATGGCCTCGGAAAGCACCTTTCTGGGGCGGCTCTATACCACATGGATTTCCGGGGGCAACGAGAAGGATACGTGTGCCGAGCGGGGGCTCTATGAGCTGGAGAAGAACATGACGCTGCCCAGGGGCACGGTGGTGCTGCTGCTGGTGTTGCTGGGATCGGGCTGTGCGGCCTCGCGGGGAGTTCGCCTGGACACGGGCGAGGGGCGGCCTTTTGTCTACACGCCACGCACGAATGAGGAGCCGGTCAGGCGGAGCGCTGACGAGTTCCATGAGGCAGTCCAGAAACTGGCGCGCACTGCGCCCCTGTCAGGGAGACCCAGGGAAGCGGCGCTGCGGCTGTTCAACTTGGGCCACCCCCGCGCCTTCGCTCCTGTGCGCGGGCGCCTGGGGCTGGTCTCGGTGGAGGATCCGCACCGGGGCCGTCTTCTTGTGCCCCAAGAGCAGGACGCGGAACCGGAGCTGGCGAGCGCCTACGGACGCTGGTGTCAGCGCCAGAAAATGCCTCGAGACTGCCTGCATCTGCTGGAGGAAGGCGTCACGCTGGACGAGGAGGGCAAGCGCACCCTGGCCTTTCGGCTGGCCCTGGACTCGGTCTGGGCCGAAACGGCCGAGGCCCTGGGAGAACTGACGGACAAGGAGGCGATGGTGACGATGCTCGCCACGACGGGAGCCGTCTACTTCGCCTTGTGGCTGGCACCCGACCCGGTGCTGTCGAAGGGCATCGCTGCGACGCTGACCGTGGCGCTGATTGGCTACCTGGGCTGGGACACAGTGTGGAGCTTGGTGAAGGGCTGGAGGGTGTTGGCAAGGGAGGTGGAGGCGGCAACCACCTTCGATGAGATACAGGACGCGGGAGAGAAGTACGGAAAGGTAATGGGAAGAAACGCCGCACGGGCGTTCGTCATGCTCGCGATGGCGGCCCTGGGAAGCACGGCGCAGACGCTGGCGACGAGGGTTCCCACGCTCCCCGGATCCGCGCAAGCCTCGCTGGTGGGGGTGGGGCAGGGGGGCTTCCGGCTGGCGGCGGCGGGCCAGGTCACCTCGGTGGCGGTGGCACCGGGAGGCGTTATCACCATTGCACTGAGTCCGGAGGCCGTCGCGGAGACGGCACGCGGCACGAGAGCCGTGGCGTCCGAACCGGTGGCGAGCGCTGCCCACGAACACCATATCGCCACGAATAAGTGGTGGGACTCCACCAGCAGCGGTGGCCCGTGGTCCCCCAGGTTCCAGAAGCTCTTCGACCGGGCCGGCATGTCACTCGATGACACGGCCAACAAGGTTCGAGTGCAGGGCCACAAAGGGCCTCACCCGCAGAAGTATCATGAACAGATCTACGAGCGGTTGGAGGATGCAATGGGAGGCTGCCGGAGCATTCAGCAATGCCGGGAGGCGCTCGTTGGAGAACTTGAGGCCCTGGCCCGGGAGATCACCCAACCGGGCTCCCGGCTCAATGCCCTGGTCACCCGGAACTGA
- a CDS encoding imm11 family protein — protein MRYFKLSDDMSLQGRWLLGDPTDSQGQEVDDPWQFKAGCPVAIEERLKIPIYHPGSPLDFTLTDVGGAPVVHKRIASIFAELAPDNVQVIPVDVDGLLEPYCILVVTRLIRCIDDNISEEVRYWKPEDGRPEKVGKYRAVYGMRIDPAKVGDAKVFRTWGWTGTVIVSEDIKEALERAGVTGAKFEEVTGPSALSPEEREHNRKLLALRDETDAAREAFWRTLGRLDEEAIIPIVVGGNWPARRQVWRVIHRPEGRTLLVTDGLSDFFVDRAEPSVGFGLELALETDEPLQDAEKSWPLLLLERVGDEVAEHERVRERVKTGLMSMEVSGKGMPQSLVTQEGRVGVLLGQEPSALPRSFTMPPGEVRLVTVQALLPSELAYLLEHGKKGRDELLRCFAQKGHGHLSRACRDPVV, from the coding sequence ATGCGATACTTCAAACTCTCCGATGACATGAGTCTCCAGGGGCGATGGCTGCTGGGAGACCCCACGGATTCGCAGGGCCAGGAGGTGGATGACCCATGGCAGTTCAAGGCTGGATGTCCCGTCGCGATTGAAGAGCGACTCAAGATCCCCATCTACCATCCCGGGAGCCCTCTCGATTTCACGCTGACGGACGTTGGTGGCGCACCCGTCGTTCATAAGAGAATCGCGAGCATCTTCGCGGAGCTGGCGCCTGACAACGTGCAGGTCATCCCGGTCGATGTCGACGGGCTGCTTGAGCCGTACTGTATCCTCGTTGTTACTCGGCTCATCCGGTGCATCGACGACAACATCTCGGAGGAGGTGCGGTACTGGAAGCCGGAGGATGGGCGCCCGGAGAAGGTCGGGAAGTATCGCGCTGTCTACGGCATGCGAATCGACCCGGCAAAGGTGGGAGACGCCAAGGTATTCCGGACCTGGGGATGGACTGGGACAGTCATCGTGTCCGAGGACATCAAGGAGGCGCTGGAGCGAGCGGGAGTCACTGGGGCGAAGTTCGAGGAGGTCACCGGCCCGAGCGCCCTCAGTCCGGAGGAGCGTGAACACAACCGGAAGCTCCTGGCGCTTCGGGATGAGACGGACGCGGCCCGCGAAGCCTTCTGGCGCACCCTGGGGAGGTTGGACGAGGAAGCCATCATCCCCATCGTCGTCGGTGGTAACTGGCCCGCCCGGCGCCAGGTCTGGCGTGTCATCCACCGCCCCGAGGGGCGGACTCTCCTGGTGACGGACGGGCTCTCGGACTTCTTCGTGGACCGCGCGGAGCCGTCCGTGGGCTTCGGCCTGGAGCTGGCCCTGGAGACGGACGAGCCGCTCCAGGACGCCGAGAAGAGCTGGCCCCTGCTGCTGCTGGAGCGGGTGGGGGACGAGGTGGCCGAGCACGAGCGGGTGCGCGAGAGGGTGAAGACGGGCTTGATGTCCATGGAGGTCTCCGGCAAGGGCATGCCCCAGTCGCTCGTCACCCAGGAGGGCAGGGTGGGCGTGCTGCTGGGCCAGGAGCCGAGCGCGCTCCCCCGGAGCTTCACCATGCCGCCCGGAGAGGTGCGGCTCGTCACCGTCCAGGCGCTGCTGCCGTCAGAGCTGGCCTACCTCTTGGAGCACGGCAAGAAGGGCCGGGACGAACTGCTCCGGTGCTTCGCCCAAAAGGGCCATGGGCACCTGTCCCGTGCCTGCCGAGACCCGGTGGTTTAG